The genomic interval AGTTTTATCAAAAAATACTGTTTTAACTAATCCGGCAAGTTCCAAAGCATTGGCATTTTTAATCAACAAACCATTTTTAGCAGCCAAACCAGTCCCAGAAATAATGGCAGTTGGTGTAGCTAAACCAAGCGCACAAGGACAAGCAATGACCAAAACTGCTACTGAATGCATGATTGCTGTCAGTAAAATTCCACTGACAGCCCAAGTCGCAATGAAAGTTATCAGAGCAATAACTAACACAACTGGCACAAAAATCCCTGAAATCTTGTCAGCTAATTTTTGAATGTTTGGTTTTGAGCCTTGTGCTTCACTCATCATTTCAACCATTCTTGAAATTGTTGAATCATTTAAATCATGAACAACAACCGCTTTAACTTCACCATCTAAATTAATTGTTCCTTCAAAAATGACTTCATCATCCATTTTTACAACAGGTAAGGCTTCACCTGTCAAAATAGATTCATCAAAAGATGCTTTGCCAGAAAGAATCATCGCATCCAAAGGCACTTTCTCTCCTGGCAAAATGCGAATCACTTGTCCCATTTGAACTTCTTCAATCGCTAAATCAGTCGATTCCGTATGAACAAAAGTTGCTCGACTAGACATTAATCCAGTAATTGCTTGCGTTGTTTTCTCTTTTGCATTATGTTCTAAAAGTTTACCCATGACCACCAAAGTGATAATTACCATCGATGATTCAAAATTCAAAGCATTCGCTTGGCTCATAAAAACAGCCAAAATCAAACTCGAAAAGTAAGCAACCGAAGTTCCTAAAGCCACTAAAACATCCATATTTGCCGATTTATTTCGCAAAGCATGATAAGCGCCAACATAAAAGCGCCAACCAATAACGAATTGTACTGGAGTTGCCAAAATCAATTGTACGATTGGTTCATGTAAAAACATGACCCAATTTGCATGTACTCCGAAGATATCAGCAAACATTGCAACTACTAAAGGTAAAGTCAAAATTAAAGCAATCCAAAAAGACAAAGCCAAATTTCTTGCTTTTTTTGCAGCTTGACGTGCAATTTTTTCCTGATGAGCTTTGTCATTAACAATGGCTCCATAACCCGCTTTTTCCACTAAGTTAATAATTTCTTGGTCAGAAATATTATCGTCAGCAACAATTTTGGCTTTCTCAGTCGCCAAATTTACCGTTGCTTCCATAATTTTATCTGACTGATTCAATGTTTTTGAAACTGTATTTACACAATTTGCACAGGTCATTCCTGTAATTACAAATGATTGACTCCGCATTTTTACCTCTTCTATATTTTATCTCTAAATATAGTTTACAACTGTAAACGAAAAAAGTCAAGAAAAAATCATCTCCATTTGGGGAATGAAGATGACCTGTTATTATTTAGTAAAACAATATTTGGGGTTTGCTTTACCAATTTCATTCTAGCAAATTTAAATTCAATTCACAAACGAAGTGTTTTTTAAATTACTTTATAACCAGCCTCTGCAACGGCAACAGCCATTTTATCCATATCTGCTGGGGCAGAAAATTTAACTAGTGCTTCATTTTTTTTCAAAGAGACTTTCGCTTTTTCAACACCCTCAATAGCTTCCAAAGCATTTGTCACATGCATTACACAGTGGTCACAAGTCATTCCCTCAATTTTTAAAGTTTCTTTCATTTTATATTCTCCTTTTTAAGCAGAAATCTGCTCATGTTCATGTTTGCAAGCACAAAGTCCACTTGTTTCTAAGCAATTACAATGTTTTTGTCCTACCACTTCTTTGGCATTAAGTGATTCTTGCAAAAGTTCAATATCCTTTGCCGTCAAAGTCGATTTTTCAATCATCTCTTGCAAAACATTGACATGTTTCGTTTCACAAACTTTTTGGATTAGACCATCGGCCATTAAATTAATAGCCGTACATTCTTCCATCAATGGACGATAAACAAATTTTCTTCCTTCTTTTTCGGTAGAAAGCATTTCTTTTTTTACCAGTCGACCAAGTAAAGTCTTAACAGTGGCCAATGACCATTCTAATTCTTGGGGGATTTGCGCATAAATTTCATCAACTCGCGCTTCTCCCAGAGACCAAATTACACGCATAACGATTAATTCGGCATTTGATACATTAAATTCTACTTCGTTCATTTTTTCTCCTTTCCCTATTCATTTTCATAAGATAAGTTTACACGTGTAAACACTAAAAGTCAAGTATTCAACCTAAAAAATAAAATTCGAATTTTATCATTCGAATTCTTAAGTTTAATCTTAACCAAATAATTCTTCCATAATTTTACGTCCAGTGGGTGTTTGGGCCAAACCACCCTCAGCTGTTTCTCTAAAAGCAGCTGGTAGAGAACGTCCCACATTATACATGGTATTGACCACCTCGTCAACTGGAATCACTGTTTTAACCCCAGCCAAAGCCATATCAGCTGAAATCATTGCTTGTGACGCCCCCATTGCATTACGGTGAACACAAGGGATTTCAACCAAACCAGCAACAGGGTCACAAATTAAGCCTAACATGTTTTGCAAGACAATAGCAATCGCATAGCCTGCTTGTTCTGCAGAACCACCAGCAGCTAAAACGAGTGCAGCTGATGCCATTGCCGAAGCAGAACCGACCTCTGCTTGGCAACCACCCTCTGCTCCAGAAATCGTTGCATTATTTGCAATCGCAAGTCCAAAGGCTCCTGCTACAAATAAAAATTCCACTTGCTGTTCATGACTCAAGTCTAAAGTTTTAATAGCCGAAGTTAAAACACCTGGCAAACAGCCGGCTGATCCGGCAGTTGGTGTCGCACAAATGAGCCCCATTTGTGCATTCACTTCATTGACGGCAACCGCATCACGAGCTGCTCCTAAGATGAGCTCACCCGAAAGTGCTTTGCCTGATTTAATATAATCATCCATCAATTTTGCATCGCCACCAGTAAGACCTGTAAGTGATTTTTTACCAGCAAGCCCCTTTTTAACAGAATCAAGCATCGTTTCTAGGTTATGTTCCATCATTTCCCAAATTTGTTCACGATTTCGTCCAGTTTGTTCCATTTCAATGGCAATCATTAACTCTGTGACCGAGGAATAATTTTTAGAATCCTCGATCAATTCTTCTATATTTTTAAACATATTTATTCCTATACTGCTTTTAATTAAAGAAATTAACGGCGTGCAAACGAGGAATAAGTTTCATTTCCTCAATTACTTCCTTAACATTTGGTGTATCAACTTCTAAAATCATAATCGCTTTTTCACCCTTAGCTTCTCTGGTTACATTCATTTGTGCGATATTAATTTGATGTTCTGAAAGGACACTAGAAACTCTAGCAATCATCCCTGGAACGTCTTCATGAATGACCACAAATGTCGGAACACCAGCCGAAATTGCGATATCAAATCCATTCAATTCTGTCACTTGAATCATTCCACCACCGATTGAAATTCCAGTCACGGTCATTGTTCGATCCCCTTTTTTGGCGATTAAACGTGCGGTATTGGGATGTTCTGCTTTTTCTTCTGGATGTGGAACATAAGAAATTTCCATTCCTTGTTCAAAAGCAAGCTGAGGCGCCATTGGCAGACGTTCATCATCTGTATCCATTCCTAAAACACCTGCAACAAGAGCAACATCTGTTCCATGACCCCGATAGGTTTTAGCAAAAGATTCATAAAGATGAATCTCCAATTTTTCTGGAAGTTCACCGAAAATAGAACGTACAATTTTACCAATTCGAGCAGCACCAGCTGTGTGCGAGCTTGAAGGTCCAATCATCACTGGACCAATGATGTCAAAGACACTTTTATATCTTAAATTATCCATTTAAACCTCAGTTCTTACAAAGATAGTTTTTAAACTATCTTTTATCTTCAAATATCATAACATAATTTTCAAGCTTTTTCAGGCAAAAAAAATAGCTCCGCAGAGCTATTTTCTATTGACGTCCTTTGTAAATTGAACGCGATTGACCATACCATATTTTGGTTAGCCATCTTTGAATCCAAGGTTGAACCCATTTATCTAAACCAAATGAACGACCTGAACCATTCATAAGTGCAATTGCCACTGGAATAAACCAAATGTTAACCCAGTAGAACATTCCTGAAAGTGAGAACATAACAGTCAATGCGGCTGTTGCTGCTGCTGCAATCCAAGTGAACAATCCAAAAATAAGGGCAAGTGCAAGGAAGATTTCAACAATTGACATGAATTTTTGCATAAACAATGCGACTTCACGGTTTGGAATCATAAACTTAAAGATAGGTTCCATCCAATGTGGCACTTTGTCAAAAACAGTCATTGGGTCAGAACCGTAAGCGTATGAGAGACCCCATTCAGTTGCTTTATGAGCAGCTTCGCCACCACCACTTGAAGCGGCCGTTGTTGCTGCGCCTGTAGCACCTGCGGCTGCATCGGCTACACTAGAACTTGATGAAGCAGCTGTTGAAGCGCCTGCGGCTGCGTCAGCTGCTTTTGGTGCTTCTTGCAACCATGAGAATGGGAATTTAAGGTCATTTGTAAACCAAGAACCTTTACCAAACCAAGTCGTTGGGTTGAAGTATTGACCATCACCGACAATTTTCTTAATTGCTTCGGTAAACCAAACCACACCATAGAAAATACGAAGTGGAACAGCCCAAAGTACATTTCCTTGACGTGAAGTATGACCACGCATAAAGTTACGATTATCTTTTACGCGGAAGACTTCATCCAAGGCATAACGCCAGAAATAATGTGCTGAACGAATTTGTAAAGTATAGATAAAGTAAACAATATTCTTCATCAACATTGCCCAGAAACCAGTTAGACGCATGCTACCGATTTTGGCAACTCCCCAAGTTGAACCAATTGAAACCATTGTTCCTTGGTATTTACTTTCATGTTTATGTTTGCTTCCACCATTGATGTCTGCAAGAATATTTGCCGCTGCTGTGTGTGCTGTTTGTTCCGCAGCTTCAACGATTTGTGGTGTTGGACGACCAGTATCTGGTTCAATATATCCTGAAACGTCACCAGCAACATAAATCCCTTTTCCTTCAAAACCAACAGCTTCCATGTATTCATTTGCTTGAAGACGATGTCCACGTTCTGTTTCATTAAGGTCTGTTTTTGCAGCTGTATTTCCTTGAACACCAGTTGTCCAGATTAATGTGTGAGTTGGAAGTTCTTTGGCAACTTTTTCTTCGTCACGCCCACCAACATTTACTTTGATATGATCTTTTGCTACTTCAACAATACCGTGATTTGTTAAAACGTGAACATTTTTCTTTTCAAGATATGC from Lactococcus lactis carries:
- a CDS encoding heavy metal translocating P-type ATPase, producing the protein MRSQSFVITGMTCANCVNTVSKTLNQSDKIMEATVNLATEKAKIVADDNISDQEIINLVEKAGYGAIVNDKAHQEKIARQAAKKARNLALSFWIALILTLPLVVAMFADIFGVHANWVMFLHEPIVQLILATPVQFVIGWRFYVGAYHALRNKSANMDVLVALGTSVAYFSSLILAVFMSQANALNFESSMVIITLVVMGKLLEHNAKEKTTQAITGLMSSRATFVHTESTDLAIEEVQMGQVIRILPGEKVPLDAMILSGKASFDESILTGEALPVVKMDDEVIFEGTINLDGEVKAVVVHDLNDSTISRMVEMMSEAQGSKPNIQKLADKISGIFVPVVLVIALITFIATWAVSGILLTAIMHSVAVLVIACPCALGLATPTAIISGTGLAAKNGLLIKNANALELAGLVKTVFFDKTGTITTGEFELTDFKLLTESEKVTDSFNSIEEKLASDKFKLLASLEAHSNHPLAKSLKFQGDLYELTDLSELAGRGLSAKINGQEYFAGNDKLMTDLNLSVPETDDTVIYLANKEKLLAMAVFSSSLKDDALKTIQTLQKRGLKTVMLTGDNQNSAAKIQKLVHLDEVKSGLRPEEKAEIVQNSSNSMMVGDGINDAIALASATVGLAMATGSDIAMEAGDVTVTSGQLHKISTFFEVAKKTISKIKQNYFWAFVYNVIGIPLAAFGLLNPMLAAAAMSLSSVSVILNSLLLTKTKIKNVE
- a CDS encoding heavy-metal-associated domain-containing protein; this translates as MKETLKIEGMTCDHCVMHVTNALEAIEGVEKAKVSLKKNEALVKFSAPADMDKMAVAVAEAGYKVI
- a CDS encoding CopY/TcrY family copper transport repressor, whose translation is MNEVEFNVSNAELIVMRVIWSLGEARVDEIYAQIPQELEWSLATVKTLLGRLVKKEMLSTEKEGRKFVYRPLMEECTAINLMADGLIQKVCETKHVNVLQEMIEKSTLTAKDIELLQESLNAKEVVGQKHCNCLETSGLCACKHEHEQISA
- the sdaAA gene encoding L-serine ammonia-lyase, iron-sulfur-dependent, subunit alpha; this translates as MFKNIEELIEDSKNYSSVTELMIAIEMEQTGRNREQIWEMMEHNLETMLDSVKKGLAGKKSLTGLTGGDAKLMDDYIKSGKALSGELILGAARDAVAVNEVNAQMGLICATPTAGSAGCLPGVLTSAIKTLDLSHEQQVEFLFVAGAFGLAIANNATISGAEGGCQAEVGSASAMASAALVLAAGGSAEQAGYAIAIVLQNMLGLICDPVAGLVEIPCVHRNAMGASQAMISADMALAGVKTVIPVDEVVNTMYNVGRSLPAAFRETAEGGLAQTPTGRKIMEELFG
- the sdaAB gene encoding L-serine ammonia-lyase, iron-sulfur-dependent subunit beta → MDNLRYKSVFDIIGPVMIGPSSSHTAGAARIGKIVRSIFGELPEKLEIHLYESFAKTYRGHGTDVALVAGVLGMDTDDERLPMAPQLAFEQGMEISYVPHPEEKAEHPNTARLIAKKGDRTMTVTGISIGGGMIQVTELNGFDIAISAGVPTFVVIHEDVPGMIARVSSVLSEHQINIAQMNVTREAKGEKAIMILEVDTPNVKEVIEEMKLIPRLHAVNFFN
- a CDS encoding NAD(P)/FAD-dependent oxidoreductase, with the protein product MTKKQIVVIGGGVAGVHATRELSKKLKADADITLIDKHSYHTTMTQLHEVAAGRVPFTTVQYDFQKLLGKRKNVSLVTDSVVSLDKENKQVITKHGRYSYDYVIVALGGEPNDFGVPGVKEHGFTLWSLEDAMRIKRHLEKIVQYASTEVDDEKRRALLTISVAGSGFTGIEMAGELIDWRKKVSTDWKIPEEEITINVVEMMPTILNTLDRKQADKAHAYLEKKNVHVLTNHGIVEVAKDHIKVNVGGRDEEKVAKELPTHTLIWTTGVQGNTAAKTDLNETERGHRLQANEYMEAVGFEGKGIYVAGDVSGYIEPDTGRPTPQIVEAAEQTAHTAAANILADINGGSKHKHESKYQGTMVSIGSTWGVAKIGSMRLTGFWAMLMKNIVYFIYTLQIRSAHYFWRYALDEVFRVKDNRNFMRGHTSRQGNVLWAVPLRIFYGVVWFTEAIKKIVGDGQYFNPTTWFGKGSWFTNDLKFPFSWLQEAPKAADAAAGASTAASSSSSVADAAAGATGAATTAASSGGGEAAHKATEWGLSYAYGSDPMTVFDKVPHWMEPIFKFMIPNREVALFMQKFMSIVEIFLALALIFGLFTWIAAAATAALTVMFSLSGMFYWVNIWFIPVAIALMNGSGRSFGLDKWVQPWIQRWLTKIWYGQSRSIYKGRQ